A genomic stretch from bacterium includes:
- a CDS encoding type II secretion system protein: protein MKRRRGSTLIEALMAAVIVAVIGGLVVIALAEAGQAGQRAMVAAQARRVLQQELEQARSGRGVPTSGTTGPFTVTVTTSTNIQPAMIGGPWTPDCYGGSPCSNGITTSTMYALTYVKVVVSYTADGTVVASGTTTTPP, encoded by the coding sequence ATGAAACGGCGGCGTGGTTCCACGCTAATCGAAGCGCTGATGGCGGCCGTAATCGTGGCCGTAATTGGCGGGCTCGTGGTGATCGCGCTGGCGGAGGCGGGCCAAGCAGGCCAGCGCGCTATGGTGGCTGCACAGGCGCGCCGGGTGCTACAGCAGGAACTCGAGCAGGCTCGGAGCGGCCGCGGAGTCCCGACGAGTGGGACAACGGGGCCATTCACGGTTACGGTAACGACGTCGACGAATATCCAGCCGGCCATGATCGGCGGACCGTGGACGCCGGACTGTTACGGGGGTAGCCCATGCAGCAACGGCATCACGACAAGCACAATGTACGCGCTCACATATGTGAAGGTCGTCGTTAGTTACACGGCCGACGGGACGGTGGTGGCGAGTGGAACGACTACGACTCCTCCATAA